The Streptomyces lienomycini sequence CGCCCCGCGAGGACGCCGCGGCACACGTCGCGCCACGCGTGACAACGGGTGGCATGCCCCGTCGCGGCCCGGGTACCCGCAAGCGGGAAGAGTCCAGGGAGACGTCCAACCGTGACTTTCGTGGGAGAGGCAATGGAGACCGCCGTGGTCCGGCCGGAAGCGCAGGTCGTCGAGAAGACCGCCGGGGGCGGGGCGGGCGGGCAAGCACCGCGGGACGTCGTGGACCCCCGCACCGTGGCGCCGCGTGACGCGCGGCAGCTGTCCCGCCAGTTCTTCCGGCGTCTGACGGAACTCGAAGAGGGCACGCCCGAGTACCAGTACGCGCGCAACACCCTGATCGAGATGAACATGTCGCTCGTGCGGTTCGCCGCCGGCCGCTTCCGGGGCCGCGGGAACGACATGGAGGACATCGTGCAGACCGGCATGATCGGTCTCATCAAGGCCATCGACCGGTTCGAGCTGTCCCGCGAGGTCGAGTTCACCTCCTTCGCGCTGCCGTACATCGTCGGGGAGATCAAGCGCTTCTTCCGGGACACGACCTGGGCGGTGCACGTGCCGAGGCGGCTCCAGGAGCTGCGGGTGGAACTGGCCAGGGCA is a genomic window containing:
- a CDS encoding RNA polymerase sigma factor SigF translates to METAVVRPEAQVVEKTAGGGAGGQAPRDVVDPRTVAPRDARQLSRQFFRRLTELEEGTPEYQYARNTLIEMNMSLVRFAAGRFRGRGNDMEDIVQTGMIGLIKAIDRFELSREVEFTSFALPYIVGEIKRFFRDTTWAVHVPRRLQELRVELARAREELSSRLDREPTVAELATLMNIGEREVVEGQIASNGYHSSSLDAALTGDGPEHGESVLADFIGVEEDGLRLVEDFHSLAPLMAELSDRDREIIHLRFVEEATQAEIGERLGCSQMHVSRLIKRIITRLREGMLGELGCA